The following coding sequences are from one Tissierella sp. window:
- a CDS encoding ATP-binding protein: protein MIVTALGLIRFGFSLFFGIAVSVLFAGIEATRKNKISITFLCLIFLFVQTVFWWIFGLDITSKLYPLIIHLPLIFIFSLYYKRPWSISAVSVISGYLCCQAPRWIGYLAGSLFASRLADHIFYIGAVFLAYYFLKKYVVGSVQQLMEKSNKSCLLLGAVPLFYYLFDYLTTIYTDKLYSGAEWAVQFMPSTISVFYFVFIILYYTETQKQASLQRERDMLDIQFKQAQTEFASLRQMQQNAASYRHDMRHHFALLQVLAGEDRIDTIKEYLKTAQADMDAITPIRFCENETVNLILSSFASKAKQAKAMFTIDAKLPDKLNFSDTELCSILSNALENAIQATEKIPDSNKRLIKLRLYSKNTKLCIDIRNTYQSEAIFHNGLPISKKQGHGFGTKSMVHIVEKYGGVFQFSVKDGWFIFQATA, encoded by the coding sequence ATGATAGTAACAGCCCTTGGACTCATACGATTTGGCTTCTCACTATTCTTTGGAATAGCTGTTTCAGTCCTCTTCGCAGGAATAGAAGCCACAAGGAAAAACAAGATTAGTATTACTTTTCTTTGCCTAATTTTTCTATTCGTTCAAACTGTTTTTTGGTGGATCTTTGGCTTGGATATAACCTCAAAACTATATCCACTGATTATCCATTTACCACTGATATTTATTTTCTCCCTATATTATAAAAGACCTTGGTCTATATCAGCTGTAAGTGTAATTTCTGGCTATCTATGCTGCCAAGCACCACGCTGGATTGGTTATCTTGCAGGATCTTTATTTGCTAGCAGGCTAGCAGATCACATTTTTTATATAGGTGCAGTTTTTTTGGCTTATTACTTCTTGAAAAAATATGTAGTTGGGTCTGTCCAGCAACTCATGGAGAAATCCAATAAATCTTGCTTATTGTTAGGGGCGGTGCCACTTTTTTACTATTTATTTGATTATCTTACAACTATATACACAGACAAGCTTTATAGTGGAGCTGAATGGGCAGTGCAATTTATGCCTTCTACTATATCCGTTTTTTATTTTGTATTTATTATTCTTTACTATACTGAAACACAAAAACAAGCAAGTCTCCAAAGAGAGCGGGACATGCTGGACATACAGTTCAAACAGGCCCAAACAGAGTTTGCTTCTCTAAGGCAGATGCAGCAAAATGCTGCTTCCTATCGCCACGATATGCGCCATCATTTTGCACTTTTACAGGTTTTGGCAGGGGAAGACCGTATAGATACTATCAAGGAATATCTAAAAACTGCCCAGGCTGATATGGATGCTATTACCCCCATACGCTTTTGTGAAAATGAAACTGTCAATCTTATTTTGTCCTCTTTTGCATCCAAAGCAAAACAAGCAAAAGCCATGTTTACTATAGATGCCAAGTTACCTGATAAGCTAAACTTCAGTGACACTGAGCTTTGTTCCATATTATCCAATGCTTTGGAAAACGCCATACAAGCCACTGAAAAAATACCTGACAGCAATAAAAGATTAATCAAGCTACGTTTGTATTCCAAGAATACTAAGCTATGCATTGACATTCGTAATACCTATCAATCAGAAGCAATATTCCATAATGGATTACCTATATCTAAAAAACAAGGCCAT
- a CDS encoding LytTR family DNA-binding domain-containing protein, with translation MLKIAICDDNIDELSHMVSLIEEYRALNHVDYEYTVFHNGFELMPVLEKGNSFDIYCLDIIMPSFTGIELAKEIRTFDKNAHIIFFTSSPEFALESYSVKAINYVLKPVTKDKLFFTLNDVLEHIDKVQDAAIVVKSNDGIQKILLSNLVYVEAMGKKVLYHLISGRAIECTEQFSVVCEKLIKEGSFFKPHRSYLVNMQHIDTIDNHQVTLQTLSSVPIAQGKSKDIKQQYLAYQMEGGVFE, from the coding sequence ATGTTGAAGATTGCAATATGCGATGATAATATAGATGAGCTTTCTCATATGGTTTCTCTCATTGAAGAGTACAGGGCATTAAACCATGTAGATTATGAATATACGGTTTTTCATAATGGATTTGAACTAATGCCTGTTTTAGAAAAAGGGAACTCCTTTGATATTTACTGTTTAGATATAATCATGCCAAGCTTTACTGGAATTGAACTGGCCAAAGAAATTCGAACATTTGATAAAAATGCACATATTATCTTTTTCACTTCTTCCCCGGAATTTGCCTTGGAAAGTTATTCGGTGAAGGCAATTAACTATGTCTTAAAGCCTGTTACTAAGGACAAGCTGTTTTTTACCTTAAATGATGTACTGGAACATATTGATAAGGTTCAAGATGCAGCCATAGTTGTGAAAAGCAATGATGGAATACAAAAAATATTGCTTTCCAATTTAGTATATGTAGAGGCCATGGGTAAGAAGGTTCTCTACCATCTGATTTCTGGCAGAGCCATAGAGTGTACCGAGCAATTTTCTGTAGTTTGTGAAAAGCTCATAAAAGAAGGGTCTTTTTTTAAACCTCATCGGTCCTATCTTGTGAATATGCAGCATATAGATACCATCGATAATCATCAGGTGACTTTACAGACTCTTTCCTCTGTTCCTATTGCTCAGGGAAAATCAAAAGATATTAAGCAGCAATATCTTGCTTATCAAATGGAGGGGGGCGTTTTTGAATGA
- a CDS encoding LemA family protein: MLATIIIVIAHIVIFIILTISIQRKLIVLDENISNAMSQIGVQLSSRFDALTALLDLTKGYAKHESETIIESIRSRRSVITAKSKPNDVLYQEGLIAEALFKIAIVTEQYPELKANQSYIKALDAVQTFENMLRTSRLIYNDSVTKLNRETRIFPVSLIARMLGFCQREYLMD, from the coding sequence ATGCTAGCAACTATCATTATAGTCATTGCTCATATAGTAATTTTTATTATATTGACCATATCTATCCAACGGAAACTAATTGTACTTGATGAAAATATCAGTAATGCCATGAGTCAGATAGGAGTTCAACTATCAAGTCGTTTCGATGCTTTAACAGCTCTTTTAGATTTGACAAAGGGTTATGCCAAGCATGAAAGCGAAACCATCATTGAATCAATCAGATCAAGAAGAAGCGTCATTACAGCAAAATCCAAACCAAATGATGTGTTATATCAAGAAGGACTTATTGCAGAAGCCTTATTCAAGATTGCTATAGTAACAGAGCAATACCCAGAGTTAAAGGCAAATCAAAGCTATATCAAGGCCCTAGACGCAGTACAAACCTTTGAAAATATGCTTAGAACTAGTCGCCTAATATATAACGACAGCGTCACTAAGCTAAATCGTGAAACACGAATATTCCCAGTTTCTTTGATTGCCAGGATGTTGGGATTTTGCCAAAGAGAGTATCTTATGGATTAG
- a CDS encoding S-layer homology domain-containing protein, which translates to MKKILSIFLTLCIILNMLAVTTMAEEMHTNVDASREIISFAPLIETEKSVSFGTSIEDLELPETLTATVRTTSTTTSSTIEVEDSEADELEEVNDPQFEETTQIIPVTWTSRPEYDMDTEGDYVFSPVIEGYDVNIELPKIIVTVAATIMGRGLAAPLALTTYYDVWVGGVQVTDANKDNITGTGITGRVTYNSDTNTLTLDGAEVRAVYNKTDNDKKECQYGIYADISGLKIVVTGDNTIHCPDANSKYSYGIHTTGKMEISGTGSLDANSGKGSVSYGIYSNGELTIKSGTITGISNASATSLGIFGNIINIFGGDVNANSAGAAPTAMVANSYNITGGKITVTGRIGLSANNNTNSINISGGEINATGTFLAIRGVLNFNGGMVIARGETNALNGTLNLIKGIATASTNIDGSNAGPYDAANIENYKYIKVEPYKNGATITTPATEASKSYDQITVNPAVASENPGDQIIEYAISTSNLVEPTDSWQSDVLFTGLSPSTTYYVWARTAEKTGYNPGSPVASMGITTTAEPIKSVSVGSQSGTATAGKAGSLTYTVTTANIANGTYPVSVVNLPSGVTVGNSGNVTISDNSGMLTLTVANTAAAGMTSTLELTLNDTTSAPFTIVISEPVPVSYNLWVGGVQVKSANASNVLGNGTVTYDPATSTLILDGATITNNYSDDNGTYGIYANQTLKIVLKGENRVTAANINEKESLAIRIVNNPLTIEGSGSLTAKAGNVSGTVNYSSCGISANGLTINSGTVTAIGGTVPPGHTLSYGISSSNTLKFNGGTITAIGNNKSINQAPDLSDYIDLQVVASRYVSGTPAVIYKAADIANYKYLKFEPGPDTTITNLDLTSKLTVPATGGTPATSITDNQYTGTITWSDNPTKFLASRVYTATINLTAEDGYTFSGVAENAFSYDGASSVTNNIGSDQTLTVTIIFPQTEARTLEKIEITREATKTTYYYGEIFDKTGMIVKASYDDGTTDENFMDYTVDKTEALTLSDTLITLTANGTSIKTTQAITVAERLFIATVTNGTGSGSYAEGATVTITANDRSGYTFTGWSSTDITFTNAGEKTTSFTMPAKAVTVTANYRQNSSGGGYNGGGSGSSPSSGSGSGQVESSTDDNSISIIVILPTIDKPNAPTQGVMKLTGTLDQEGKLVFDLTDKNVNDAFEKALEDAKAKGYEQNGINLVLNISTGNKNVSDFRVNLPKKVQDMIISKKVLNTIVVVDNPDIRIGMDLDTIKEINKQANADVNITARPGDNSKLSAEAKEVIGSRPVFDLQVNYGNNKEVESFGTGRVTVSIPYTLGANEKAENIKAVYVDKYGKVNWITNSSYDSVDKVLIFSTDHFSTYAIGYMEDRVEFKDITGHWAKEDIDYVVELGLLEGTSTTIFSPNANMTRGMFVTVLGRLANIDDSNFQNSSYTDVERDAYYMGYIEWASKNNIVKGMGNGKFDPDQSITREQLAVILMNYAKNKGYDVSAKANLSKYVDSEDISSWALDAISWANARGLIEGSGDSLLVRNNATRAQVAAVLNRFVEEIIK; encoded by the coding sequence ATGAAAAAAATATTAAGTATTTTTCTTACACTGTGTATAATATTGAATATGCTAGCAGTGACCACAATGGCTGAAGAAATGCATACAAATGTTGATGCTAGCAGAGAAATTATCAGCTTTGCACCCCTAATAGAAACAGAAAAATCAGTATCATTTGGTACATCCATTGAGGATTTAGAATTGCCAGAAACACTGACCGCCACAGTGCGAACAACATCCACAACCACTAGCTCTACCATAGAGGTAGAGGATAGTGAGGCAGATGAGCTAGAAGAAGTGAATGACCCCCAGTTTGAAGAAACCACTCAGATTATCCCTGTAACATGGACTTCTCGACCAGAATATGACATGGACACTGAGGGTGACTATGTCTTTAGCCCAGTGATTGAGGGGTATGATGTCAACATAGAGCTACCTAAGATTATCGTGACTGTGGCTGCAACTATAATGGGACGCGGACTAGCAGCTCCTCTGGCCCTCACCACCTACTACGATGTATGGGTAGGCGGCGTGCAGGTGACCGATGCAAATAAGGACAATATCACAGGCACAGGTATTACCGGGAGAGTCACCTACAACTCGGATACAAATACCCTCACCTTAGATGGTGCAGAAGTAAGAGCGGTATACAATAAAACAGACAATGATAAGAAAGAATGTCAATATGGTATATATGCAGATATCAGCGGACTAAAAATAGTAGTTACGGGGGACAACACCATACATTGTCCAGATGCAAACAGTAAATACAGTTACGGAATCCACACAACAGGTAAAATGGAAATTTCAGGCACTGGCAGTCTAGATGCCAATAGCGGAAAAGGAAGTGTCAGCTATGGCATTTACAGTAATGGTGAACTCACAATCAAAAGCGGAACAATCACCGGTATAAGCAATGCCAGCGCAACATCACTTGGTATTTTTGGTAATATAATAAATATTTTTGGTGGCGATGTGAATGCTAATAGCGCTGGAGCTGCCCCTACGGCAATGGTAGCAAATAGCTATAATATCACTGGAGGTAAAATTACGGTAACTGGAAGAATTGGTCTATCTGCCAACAATAATACAAATTCAATTAATATATCAGGTGGTGAGATAAACGCCACCGGTACATTCTTAGCAATACGCGGTGTACTAAACTTCAATGGAGGTATGGTAATAGCCAGAGGTGAAACAAATGCTCTAAACGGAACATTGAACCTTATAAAGGGTATTGCCACAGCTAGCACCAACATAGATGGTAGCAATGCCGGTCCCTATGATGCGGCAAATATTGAAAACTACAAATATATTAAGGTTGAACCCTACAAAAATGGCGCGACCATCACGACCCCTGCAACCGAGGCCTCTAAGTCATACGACCAAATAACAGTCAATCCAGCTGTGGCAAGCGAGAACCCCGGAGATCAGATTATTGAGTATGCAATCAGTACAAGTAATTTGGTCGAGCCCACAGACAGTTGGCAATCGGATGTGTTATTTACTGGTCTTTCACCAAGTACAACCTATTATGTCTGGGCGCGGACTGCTGAAAAGACAGGCTACAACCCTGGAAGCCCTGTGGCAAGCATGGGAATTACTACAACAGCCGAGCCTATAAAGAGCGTGTCTGTTGGATCACAAAGCGGCACCGCGACTGCGGGAAAGGCAGGGAGTTTAACCTATACTGTGACTACAGCGAATATAGCCAATGGAACATATCCCGTGAGCGTTGTGAATCTGCCATCTGGCGTAACTGTGGGCAACAGCGGCAATGTGACGATTTCGGATAACAGCGGAATGCTGACACTAACAGTAGCTAATACCGCGGCAGCAGGAATGACTTCCACACTTGAACTCACATTGAACGACACAACATCTGCACCATTCACCATAGTAATCAGTGAACCTGTCCCCGTCAGCTACAATCTATGGGTAGGTGGAGTGCAGGTTAAGAGCGCCAACGCAAGTAATGTTCTTGGAAATGGAACTGTTACTTATGACCCAGCTACAAGTACCCTCATCTTAGATGGTGCAACAATTACCAATAACTATTCCGATGATAATGGAACCTATGGTATTTATGCCAATCAGACCCTAAAGATCGTATTGAAGGGTGAAAATAGGGTTACTGCGGCGAATATTAATGAAAAGGAAAGTTTAGCTATCAGAATAGTGAATAACCCACTAACCATAGAAGGAAGCGGATCACTTACAGCTAAAGCTGGTAATGTGTCTGGCACGGTTAACTATAGCAGTTGTGGAATTTCTGCCAATGGACTTACTATAAACAGTGGAACAGTGACTGCCATTGGGGGAACAGTGCCTCCAGGTCATACTCTCAGTTATGGAATTTCTAGTTCTAACACACTTAAATTTAATGGTGGCACAATAACTGCAATAGGTAATAATAAATCGATAAATCAAGCACCGGATTTAAGCGACTACATCGACTTGCAAGTAGTAGCAAGCAGATATGTAAGTGGAACGCCAGCAGTGATTTACAAGGCGGCAGACATTGCCAACTATAAATACCTTAAATTTGAGCCAGGCCCAGACACCACAATAACCAACTTGGATTTGACAAGTAAACTGACAGTTCCTGCAACCGGCGGCACACCAGCGACATCCATTACAGATAATCAGTATACTGGCACGATTACATGGAGTGACAATCCTACAAAATTCCTTGCTAGTAGGGTTTACACCGCAACCATAAATCTGACAGCAGAAGATGGATACACCTTTTCAGGAGTAGCTGAAAATGCTTTCTCTTATGATGGAGCAAGTAGTGTTACCAATAACATAGGCTCCGATCAAACATTGACTGTAACAATTATCTTCCCTCAAACAGAGGCGAGGACATTAGAAAAAATCGAAATTACTAGAGAAGCCACTAAAACAACATATTATTATGGGGAAATCTTCGACAAGACTGGTATGATAGTGAAAGCATCCTATGACGATGGCACAACAGATGAAAATTTTATGGACTACACGGTGGATAAGACAGAAGCACTCACTCTAAGTGATACCTTAATCACTCTAACAGCAAATGGCACAAGCATCAAAACTACTCAAGCTATTACTGTAGCAGAGCGACTATTCATTGCCACAGTAACAAACGGTACAGGCAGTGGGAGTTATGCCGAGGGTGCCACAGTTACGATTACGGCAAATGACAGAAGTGGCTATACATTTACAGGTTGGAGCAGTACGGACATAACCTTTACCAATGCAGGCGAAAAGACAACAAGCTTTACCATGCCTGCAAAAGCAGTAACCGTAACTGCAAATTATCGTCAAAATAGTTCTGGTGGAGGCTACAATGGTGGCGGATCTGGAAGTAGCCCTAGTAGTGGAAGTGGTTCTGGACAAGTAGAAAGTTCCACAGATGACAACTCAATCTCTATAATTGTCATTTTACCTACTATAGACAAGCCTAATGCTCCTACACAAGGTGTAATGAAACTTACAGGCACTCTTGACCAAGAGGGCAAGCTGGTCTTTGATTTAACAGATAAAAATGTGAATGATGCTTTTGAAAAAGCACTAGAGGATGCCAAGGCAAAGGGTTATGAACAAAATGGAATTAACCTTGTTTTAAATATAAGTACTGGAAATAAAAATGTAAGTGATTTTAGAGTCAATTTACCAAAAAAGGTACAAGATATGATTATTAGTAAGAAAGTTCTCAACACTATTGTAGTAGTGGATAATCCTGATATCAGAATTGGTATGGATTTGGATACTATAAAAGAAATCAATAAACAGGCAAATGCGGATGTAAACATTACTGCTAGACCTGGTGATAATAGCAAACTATCTGCTGAGGCCAAAGAGGTCATTGGTTCTCGTCCAGTATTTGATCTTCAGGTGAACTATGGCAATAATAAAGAGGTAGAGAGTTTTGGTACAGGTAGAGTTACAGTCAGCATCCCTTACACCTTGGGCGCAAATGAAAAGGCCGAAAATATAAAAGCAGTATATGTGGATAAATATGGCAAGGTAAACTGGATCACAAACTCAAGCTATGATAGTGTAGATAAAGTCCTCATTTTTAGCACCGATCATTTTTCCACCTATGCTATTGGCTACATGGAGGATAGGGTGGAATTCAAAGATATCACAGGTCACTGGGCAAAAGAAGACATAGACTATGTGGTGGAACTTGGATTGTTAGAAGGTACTTCAACTACTATCTTTAGTCCAAATGCTAATATGACAAGAGGAATGTTCGTCACTGTACTGGGACGACTAGCAAATATTGATGATAGCAACTTCCAAAATAGTAGCTATACAGATGTGGAAAGAGATGCTTATTATATGGGCTACATTGAGTGGGCAAGCAAAAATAACATTGTAAAGGGCATGGGCAATGGAAAGTTTGACCCAGATCAGTCTATCACTCGTGAGCAATTGGCAGTAATACTAATGAACTATGCCAAGAACAAGGGTTATGATGTAAGTGCCAAGGCTAATTTATCCAAATATGTAGATTCAGAGGATATTTCAAGCTGGGCATTAGATGCAATATCTTGGGCAAATGCAAGAGGCTTAATAGAAGGTAGTGGTGATAGCCTATTAGTAAGGAACAATGCCACAAGGGCTCAAGTAGCTGCTGTGCTCAATCGCTTTGTGGAAGAAATCATTAAATAG
- a CDS encoding DUF1801 domain-containing protein, giving the protein MKDFQTFLDNIDDLDKRERMEGILNYIKNQFPQLKEELKWNQPMFTDHGTFIIGFSIAKGHIAVAPEAVVIRLFEKEIEEAGYSHTQELFRIKWTDKVDFDLLSKIIAHNIEDKKDVTSFWRR; this is encoded by the coding sequence ATGAAGGATTTTCAAACATTCTTAGATAACATTGATGATTTAGATAAAAGGGAACGCATGGAAGGGATCCTAAATTATATTAAAAATCAATTTCCACAATTAAAAGAAGAATTAAAGTGGAATCAGCCTATGTTTACTGACCACGGAACTTTTATCATTGGTTTTAGCATTGCTAAAGGGCATATAGCTGTGGCTCCTGAAGCAGTAGTTATTAGATTATTTGAAAAGGAAATAGAGGAAGCAGGATATTCCCATACACAAGAACTATTTAGAATCAAATGGACAGATAAGGTGGATTTTGATTTATTAAGCAAAATAATTGCCCATAATATTGAGGATAAAAAAGATGTAACAAGTTTTTGGAGGCGATAG
- a CDS encoding shikimate kinase → MSKPHGIIVFGANGSGKSTLGRELANLLNFKYMDIEDYHFYKSKIPYTLERS, encoded by the coding sequence ATGAGTAAACCACATGGTATAATTGTTTTTGGAGCAAACGGCAGTGGCAAATCAACTCTTGGGAGAGAGTTGGCTAATCTTCTAAATTTTAAGTATATGGATATTGAAGATTATCATTTTTATAAATCAAAAATTCCATATACTCTAGAGCGTTCCTAA
- a CDS encoding MerR family DNA-binding transcriptional regulator, whose amino-acid sequence MELKTIRQVSLDYGISRRMLCYYEEIGLIKSNRTTFPCI is encoded by the coding sequence ATGGAATTAAAAACTATAAGACAAGTTTCATTGGATTACGGTATTTCGAGAAGAATGTTATGTTATTATGAAGAAATCGGGTTGATTAAAAGCAATCGGACAACCTTCCCATGTATATGA
- a CDS encoding DUF6273 domain-containing protein, producing the protein MEDIKIGSLLSFGGYNWRVLDMQNNTALIITEEIIEHRSYHDAYKDITWADCALRKYLNGEFYDNFNTADKSRIIPVINKNPDNQWYGSKGGADTEDSIFLLSIEEVCKYFGDSSSNLYNRGKNQRYWFQRKDENNSKRIARIQGKEGAWWWWLRSPGRVNVKAVYIFGTDGNIGIQGNNILKGNISDGKCTGGVRPALWLRLEL; encoded by the coding sequence ATGGAAGATATTAAAATCGGCTCATTATTATCATTCGGTGGTTATAATTGGCGTGTTCTTGACATGCAAAACAATACGGCTTTGATTATAACAGAAGAAATTATAGAACATCGTTCTTACCATGATGCTTATAAAGATATAACATGGGCTGACTGCGCCTTAAGAAAATATCTTAATGGTGAATTTTATGACAATTTCAATACAGCTGATAAATCAAGGATAATTCCGGTAATAAATAAAAATCCTGATAATCAGTGGTATGGTTCTAAAGGCGGAGCAGATACTGAAGACAGCATATTTTTATTAAGTATTGAGGAAGTCTGCAAATATTTCGGTGATAGCAGTTCAAACCTGTATAACCGTGGCAAGAATCAAAGATATTGGTTTCAAAGAAAAGACGAAAACAACAGTAAGCGAATAGCAAGAATTCAGGGTAAGGAAGGAGCTTGGTGGTGGTGGCTTAGATCGCCCGGCCGAGTTAATGTAAAAGCCGTGTACATCTTCGGGACTGACGGTAATATAGGTATCCAAGGCAACAATATTTTGAAAGGCAACATCAGCGATGGCAAATGTACAGGCGGCGTTCGTCCCGCTTTGTGGCTAAGGTTGGAATTGTAA
- a CDS encoding pyridoxamine 5'-phosphate oxidase family protein, translating into MSKYENAMKLMEELCGNDKEEVIALATISLSPNAAGNPRPAVRMVCAYYEDGIFYVSTDAKKNKMLQIDNNSEVSVAGLGWYTFQGRAENLGWVKDEKNAEIRAKFKKIFDWFDEVGDEDNPNSIVLRITLTEGMIIDNSEKYGEKQYEIDFINKTAK; encoded by the coding sequence ATGAGCAAATACGAAAATGCGATGAAACTTATGGAGGAACTTTGTGGAAATGATAAAGAGGAAGTTATTGCACTTGCGACAATATCATTATCCCCCAATGCTGCCGGCAATCCTCGCCCTGCTGTCCGTATGGTTTGTGCCTATTATGAAGATGGCATATTTTATGTTTCTACGGATGCGAAAAAAAATAAAATGCTACAAATTGATAATAACAGCGAGGTTTCTGTCGCTGGGTTAGGTTGGTACACTTTCCAGGGAAGGGCTGAAAATCTTGGTTGGGTTAAGGACGAGAAGAATGCAGAAATCAGAGCTAAATTTAAAAAAATCTTTGACTGGTTTGATGAAGTTGGCGATGAGGACAATCCGAACTCAATCGTTCTGCGTATCACGCTCACAGAAGGTATGATTATTGACAACTCAGAAAAATACGGTGAAAAGCAGTATGAAATTGATTTTATCAACAAAACAGCAAAGTAA
- a CDS encoding shikimate kinase, which yields MSKPHGIIVFGANGSGKSTLGRELASVLNFKYMDIEDYHFHKSEIPYTLERSQEDCLNLMLADIKKYNSFVLSAVTGDFGEKISSMYVLAVLMSAPVETRMDHIGQRESEKHGERIQKGGDMYEQHFKFVNFARFRNLSSIDKWTESLNCPIICVDGTKDYRQTAVDIANQFQKI from the coding sequence ATGAGTAAGCCACATGGTATAATTGTTTTTGGAGCAAACGGCAGCGGAAAATCAACTCTTGGACGAGAGTTGGCTAGTGTTTTGAATTTTAAATATATGGATATTGAAGATTATCATTTTCATAAATCAGAAATTCCATATACTCTAGAGCGTTCCCAAGAGGATTGTTTGAATTTAATGCTTGCAGACATAAAAAAATACAATTCCTTTGTCCTTTCTGCTGTTACTGGAGATTTCGGTGAAAAAATATCTTCAATGTATGTTCTTGCAGTACTTATGTCAGCACCGGTTGAAACTCGTATGGACCACATTGGACAACGAGAGTCTGAAAAGCATGGAGAACGCATTCAAAAAGGCGGTGATATGTATGAACAACACTTCAAGTTCGTTAATTTCGCTCGCTTTCGCAATTTATCAAGTATTGATAAATGGACAGAAAGCCTTAATTGTCCTATCATATGTGTAGATGGTACAAAAGATTACAGGCAAACAGCCGTGGATATAGCAAATCAATTCCAAAAAATATAA
- a CDS encoding DUF5050 domain-containing protein, translating into MANIFYINYSDNKCLYSLNIESKQNKKLSIYPSEVLVMEYPWIYFTYPNNSYGNYYSIIRKNVLTDKEQVIWENEFYHYQIDKEYIYIVGKGGSTHVIMKDGTYCVEFKNQVDSLNYYNDAIYYRDISSRESTDIYCWNAKNGTEKLILKNVLRYTINDSYIIYVKGEDNSIYKYCLNTQKSTLLVSIELDGRVDLSIVNNNLYYKINNQLYSVDIDQEERRIVCDLSTIVKKSAGIDFNIYRVTDGWIYYNMIVITEWGVSDNEYFCIGRMKVDGSKNETFYDAVQTRRRVVWFKNNVIFVDANDGKLYKCEFNDLGYKVSMICSDNIAEFDIEKASGSIVYSASENDFSICIMNLDGTNKRELTKQKTDNFIVP; encoded by the coding sequence GTGGCAAATATTTTTTACATTAATTATTCTGATAATAAATGTCTATATAGTCTTAATATAGAATCAAAACAAAATAAAAAATTAAGCATTTATCCTAGTGAAGTGTTAGTAATGGAGTATCCATGGATATATTTTACCTATCCAAACAACTCCTACGGTAATTATTATAGTATTATTAGAAAAAATGTTTTAACAGACAAGGAGCAAGTAATTTGGGAAAATGAATTTTATCATTACCAAATTGATAAAGAATATATCTACATAGTTGGTAAGGGTGGGTCGACTCATGTTATTATGAAAGATGGTACATATTGTGTAGAATTTAAGAATCAAGTAGACAGCTTAAATTATTATAATGATGCTATTTATTATAGAGATATAAGTTCAAGAGAAAGTACAGATATATATTGCTGGAATGCAAAGAATGGGACAGAAAAACTGATATTAAAAAATGTTTTGAGATATACAATCAATGATTCCTATATTATTTATGTAAAAGGAGAAGATAATTCTATTTATAAATACTGTCTTAATACTCAAAAATCTACTTTATTAGTTTCTATAGAGCTTGATGGTAGAGTAGACTTATCTATTGTAAATAATAATCTCTACTATAAAATTAATAATCAATTATATTCAGTTGATATTGATCAAGAAGAAAGAAGAATAGTATGCGATCTTAGTACAATTGTCAAAAAATCCGCTGGGATAGATTTCAATATATATAGGGTAACTGATGGATGGATTTACTATAATATGATTGTTATTACAGAATGGGGAGTAAGCGATAATGAGTATTTCTGTATAGGAAGAATGAAAGTAGATGGAAGCAAAAATGAAACTTTCTATGATGCAGTCCAAACAAGAAGGAGAGTAGTATGGTTTAAAAACAATGTTATTTTTGTGGATGCAAATGATGGGAAATTGTATAAGTGTGAATTTAATGATTTAGGATATAAAGTATCTATGATTTGTAGTGATAATATTGCTGAATTTGATATTGAAAAAGCAAGTGGAAGTATTGTCTATTCCGCATCAGAAAATGATTTTTCTATATGTATAATGAATTTAGATGGTACAAATAAGAGAGAACTCACTAAGCAAAAAACAGATAATTTTATTGTTCCATAA